In Allocoprobacillus halotolerans, a genomic segment contains:
- the phoU gene encoding phosphate signaling complex protein PhoU, which translates to MMRKLFDQELEKLNVDLTKMGHLVELAIENMIDAFKHQDKALAKEIITNDRLINDMERTVESRAFNLILRQQPIATDLRNVTTALKIVTDLERIGDQAADIAEILMNFEGKHAYRTVEHIPTMAKKAKMMVHEAIDSFIKKDLSTARLVKSMDDEIDTLFEEVKQEVAEIIKENGEKIDYCIDFLMIAKYLERVGDHAVNICEWLEFNQTGSVNDQRLI; encoded by the coding sequence ATGATGAGAAAATTATTTGATCAGGAATTAGAAAAATTAAATGTTGATTTAACAAAAATGGGACATCTTGTTGAATTGGCTATTGAAAATATGATTGATGCTTTTAAACATCAAGATAAAGCTTTGGCTAAAGAAATCATTACAAACGATCGTTTGATTAATGATATGGAAAGAACTGTAGAATCGAGAGCATTCAATCTTATTTTACGTCAACAACCGATTGCGACTGATTTAAGAAATGTCACAACAGCTTTAAAGATTGTGACTGATTTGGAAAGAATTGGTGATCAGGCTGCTGATATTGCTGAAATTCTTATGAATTTTGAAGGAAAACATGCTTATCGTACAGTGGAACATATACCAACAATGGCTAAAAAAGCAAAAATGATGGTGCATGAAGCGATTGATTCATTTATAAAAAAAGATTTATCGACAGCTCGTTTGGTAAAAAGTATGGATGATGAAATTGATACTTTATTTGAAGAAGTGAAACAAGAAGTTGCTGAAATCATTAAAGAAAACGGTGAAAAGATTGATTATTGTATCGACTTTTTGATGATTGCGAAGTATTTAGAAAGAGTAGGGGATCATGCTGTTAATATCTGTGAATGGTTAGAGTTTAATCAAACAGGTTCAGTTAATGATCAAAGATTGATTTAG
- a CDS encoding fructose-6-phosphate aldolase has product MEFIIDTVNLDEIKEAVEYMPIVGVTSNPSIVKKTSPQNFFEHMREIREIIGKERSLHVQVISKDCDTIVKEAHRILEEIDDQVYIKVPVSYEGIKAIKILKAEGVNVTATAVYDLMQGYMALAARADYIAPYVNRIGNLGADPMELINELSNRIVMDGYDTKIVAASFKGVQQVRDAFNYGAQSITAPVEVLKQIFKNPNIEKAVDDFNADWYAMYGEGTGICDL; this is encoded by the coding sequence ATGGAATTTATTATAGATACAGTTAATTTAGATGAAATTAAAGAAGCAGTGGAATATATGCCAATTGTTGGAGTGACAAGCAATCCATCAATTGTTAAGAAAACAAGTCCTCAAAACTTCTTTGAACATATGCGTGAAATCAGAGAGATTATTGGCAAAGAAAGAAGTTTGCATGTTCAGGTTATTTCTAAAGACTGTGATACAATCGTAAAAGAAGCACATAGAATACTCGAAGAAATTGATGATCAAGTCTATATCAAAGTGCCAGTATCTTATGAAGGAATCAAAGCCATTAAAATCTTGAAAGCTGAAGGTGTCAATGTCACAGCCACAGCTGTCTATGATTTAATGCAGGGATATATGGCACTAGCTGCTAGAGCAGACTATATTGCCCCATATGTCAATCGTATTGGAAACTTGGGAGCCGATCCAATGGAACTCATCAATGAACTATCAAATCGTATTGTGATGGATGGATATGATACAAAGATAGTGGCAGCCTCATTCAAAGGAGTGCAACAGGTAAGAGATGCTTTCAACTATGGCGCACAGTCCATCACAGCACCAGTAGAAGTGTTGAAACAAATTTTTAAGAATCCAAACATAGAAAAAGCAGTGGATGATTTCAATGCAGACTGGTATGCAATGTATGGAGAAGGAACAGGAATATGTGATTTGTAA
- a CDS encoding esterase family protein produces MKTEWFKEYSECLLRDMEFKVYGHAGTPILVFPAQDGRFFDFENFGMVDTVAHLIEEGRIQLFCCDSIDQESWSAKDGDNQHRTYMMEQWFYYIVNELVPRIFEINSYGNDGNYADGIFTTGCSMGATHAANFMFRRPDIFKGTIALSGYYDSDLFFGDYHDDILYRNSPIQYIHGMSYEHPYVDMYRHCRIVLCCGQGAWEDDMIRSTTRMKELLEYKDVPAWIDFWGYDVNHDWDWWQVQFPYFVERVI; encoded by the coding sequence ATGAAAACAGAATGGTTTAAAGAATATAGTGAATGTTTATTACGAGATATGGAATTTAAAGTTTATGGGCATGCTGGAACACCAATTTTGGTTTTTCCTGCTCAAGATGGAAGATTCTTTGATTTTGAAAATTTTGGCATGGTTGATACAGTTGCTCATCTTATTGAAGAAGGAAGAATCCAACTTTTCTGTTGCGACAGTATTGATCAAGAATCATGGTCAGCTAAGGATGGGGATAATCAGCATCGCACATATATGATGGAACAATGGTTTTATTATATTGTCAATGAATTAGTACCAAGAATATTTGAAATCAATTCTTATGGAAATGATGGTAACTATGCAGATGGTATTTTTACAACAGGATGTTCAATGGGAGCGACACATGCTGCAAATTTTATGTTTAGAAGACCAGATATTTTTAAAGGAACAATTGCTTTAAGTGGTTACTATGATAGTGATTTATTCTTTGGAGACTATCATGATGATATTCTTTATCGTAATTCTCCAATCCAATATATTCATGGTATGAGTTATGAGCATCCATATGTTGATATGTATCGTCATTGTCGTATTGTTTTATGCTGTGGGCAAGGAGCATGGGAAGATGATATGATTAGAAGTACAACACGTATGAAAGAATTATTAGAATACAAAGATGTCCCAGCTTGGATTGATTTCTGGGGTTATGATGTGAATCATGATTGGGATTGGTGGCAAGTTCAATTCCCATACTTTGTAGAAAGGGTTATCTAA
- the pstA gene encoding phosphate ABC transporter permease PstA, which translates to MENSIFNQKSRVSDKILNFLIQLSTFISVGLLVIIIGYILIKGIPSFNFGYLVNTTSVLKDTVGILPNIINTVYMIVVTLIIAGPISIGGAIYLNEYAKNKKFVEIISFTTEVLAGIPSIIYGLFGMLFFGTLLKLGYSILTGALTLAIMILPIISRNTQVALQAVPKSYREAALGIGATKWYMIRTVLLPSAIPGILTGIILAMGRIVAESAALLFTAGSLSTLPVGLFDHLFSSGGTLTIQLYLEMAKANYEVAFVIALILVIVVLVLNFLAKWISKRFDVNKVD; encoded by the coding sequence ATGGAAAATAGTATTTTTAATCAAAAAAGTAGAGTAAGTGACAAAATCTTAAATTTTCTTATTCAATTATCCACGTTTATTTCTGTTGGTTTATTAGTTATTATTATTGGATATATATTGATTAAAGGTATTCCAAGTTTTAATTTTGGATACTTAGTCAATACAACAAGTGTTTTAAAAGATACAGTTGGTATTTTACCTAATATTATCAATACTGTTTATATGATTGTTGTGACGTTGATTATTGCTGGGCCAATTAGTATTGGTGGAGCAATCTATTTAAATGAATATGCGAAAAATAAAAAATTCGTAGAAATCATTTCCTTTACAACAGAAGTTTTAGCAGGAATTCCTTCCATTATTTATGGGTTATTTGGGATGTTATTCTTTGGAACATTATTAAAGTTAGGTTATTCCATTTTAACAGGTGCTTTAACTTTAGCAATTATGATTTTACCAATTATTTCACGAAATACACAAGTTGCCCTGCAGGCTGTACCAAAAAGTTATCGTGAAGCGGCATTGGGAATTGGTGCAACAAAATGGTATATGATTCGTACCGTTTTATTACCAAGTGCCATTCCAGGTATTTTAACAGGAATTATTTTAGCGATGGGAAGAATTGTTGCTGAATCAGCGGCGTTGCTATTTACGGCAGGAAGTTTATCTACCTTACCAGTAGGACTCTTTGACCATTTGTTTTCAAGTGGAGGAACACTGACTATTCAATTGTATCTTGAAATGGCTAAAGCAAATTATGAAGTAGCTTTTGTTATTGCATTGATTTTAGTTATTGTTGTTTTGGTATTAAATTTCTTAGCAAAATGGATTTCTAAAAGATTTGATGTTAATAAAGTAGATTAA
- a CDS encoding Rieske 2Fe-2S domain-containing protein, protein MYFAKLFQTKENIDCRYNDGEESRLCIDQTKSYRSVEKRGLYIDIESQDWYAMDSIPLRGVPYISEMKPRSQEYIIYGFQKWGMTLSQVAAQLIKDLILHQENPYTTLYSCQYFSLGFMKEYQKQLIQAYYKGFIGPRFHYKHITQVECGEGAIVKIDGKLQAVYKDVDGQCYMFSPYCPHLKCILEFDKKDKIWMCPCHQSTFTAYGELIDGPSLWPMKKNQENKQAKKTLMERG, encoded by the coding sequence ATGTATTTTGCAAAATTATTTCAAACAAAAGAAAATATTGATTGTCGATATAATGATGGGGAAGAAAGCAGACTTTGTATAGATCAAACAAAAAGCTATCGTTCAGTTGAAAAACGAGGATTATATATAGATATAGAAAGTCAGGACTGGTACGCCATGGATAGTATTCCTTTAAGGGGTGTACCCTATATAAGTGAAATGAAACCACGAAGTCAGGAATATATTATTTATGGATTTCAAAAGTGGGGAATGACATTATCACAGGTGGCAGCTCAATTGATTAAGGATTTAATTTTACATCAGGAAAACCCATATACCACATTATATAGTTGTCAATATTTTTCATTAGGATTTATGAAGGAATATCAAAAACAATTGATTCAAGCTTATTATAAAGGATTTATTGGTCCAAGATTTCATTATAAACATATCACACAAGTAGAGTGTGGCGAGGGAGCGATTGTGAAAATAGATGGAAAACTCCAAGCCGTTTATAAAGATGTAGATGGACAATGTTATATGTTTTCACCATATTGTCCTCATTTAAAGTGTATTTTAGAATTTGATAAGAAGGATAAAATATGGATGTGTCCTTGTCACCAGTCAACATTTACTGCTTATGGAGAGCTTATAGATGGTCCAAGTTTATGGCCTATGAAGAAAAACCAAGAAAATAAACAAGCAAAAAAAACATTGATGGAAAGGGGATAA
- a CDS encoding sensor histidine kinase: MTKSILRYFIVILIVALLSSCTISAMLVSNSILDTTKHDMLYSLKLIDYALDYNQNLDEQIDELNPLAYSDETRISIIDLQGNVIADTARASISENHLDRDEVQEAIQKGEGYAQRKSETTHEDTLYVALYDQGDHIVRLSIPYHGITDYLTSLIPAFALSSVISFFIAFVLSRKLAVTISKPIIEISESLDRMSKDFRVDLKDYDYQEFNVIVDTIYNLSHRLRKSMRQVKLERIKIDEILKQMNEGFVLLDEDYKILSINEKAISILGNMKVHDRILDYLYFPDIIQALQNNIMKQQVEIKIDHNIYACYISRVDFGTTLLFVDITASKKAEKMRSEFFSNVSHELKTPMTSIRGYSDLLAQGVVQNDKQKQMMLEKIQTEVDSMSRLINDILMLSRLESMDIEAEMMPLKMRGIVEEVLESYEVELAKHDICMEYDFEDVTYIGNHQQIYTLLNNVIGNAIKYNKDHGKVYVDIEEQGDGMKIVVEDTGIGIPLADQNRVFERFYRVDKGRSKQRGGTGLGLAIVKHIVSHYKGTISLKSELNIGTTIEIVLPQQKRT; encoded by the coding sequence ATGACTAAGTCTATCCTCCGTTATTTTATTGTTATTTTAATTGTTGCTTTACTTAGCAGTTGTACGATTTCTGCAATGCTTGTTTCCAATAGTATATTAGATACAACAAAACATGATATGCTTTATTCACTCAAATTAATTGATTATGCTTTAGATTATAATCAAAATTTGGATGAACAAATTGATGAACTTAATCCTCTTGCTTATAGTGATGAAACACGTATCAGCATTATTGATTTACAAGGAAATGTTATTGCCGATACTGCACGTGCTTCCATTTCTGAAAATCATTTAGATCGTGATGAAGTACAGGAAGCTATTCAAAAAGGCGAGGGTTATGCCCAAAGAAAATCAGAAACAACACATGAAGATACACTTTATGTTGCTTTATATGATCAAGGTGACCATATTGTGCGTTTGTCTATACCTTATCATGGCATAACAGATTATTTAACATCACTGATTCCAGCGTTTGCATTAAGTAGTGTGATTTCGTTTTTCATAGCTTTTGTTTTATCAAGAAAACTAGCTGTAACTATTTCTAAACCGATTATTGAAATTAGTGAAAGTTTAGATCGCATGAGCAAAGATTTTAGAGTTGATTTAAAAGATTATGACTATCAGGAATTTAATGTAATTGTAGATACAATTTATAATTTATCACATAGATTACGTAAATCTATGCGTCAAGTAAAGTTAGAAAGAATTAAAATTGATGAAATATTAAAACAGATGAATGAAGGCTTTGTTTTATTAGATGAAGATTATAAAATATTAAGTATCAATGAAAAGGCTATTTCTATTTTAGGTAATATGAAAGTTCATGATCGCATTCTTGACTATCTTTATTTTCCTGATATTATTCAGGCGTTACAAAACAATATTATGAAACAGCAAGTTGAAATTAAAATTGATCATAATATTTATGCTTGTTATATTTCGCGTGTTGATTTTGGAACAACATTATTATTTGTTGATATTACAGCATCAAAAAAAGCAGAGAAAATGCGTAGTGAATTTTTCTCTAATGTTTCACATGAATTAAAAACACCAATGACTTCAATTAGAGGATATAGTGATTTGTTGGCACAAGGTGTTGTACAAAATGATAAACAAAAACAAATGATGTTAGAAAAGATTCAAACAGAAGTGGATAGTATGTCTAGATTGATTAATGATATATTGATGCTGTCGAGATTGGAAAGTATGGATATTGAAGCAGAAATGATGCCGCTTAAAATGAGAGGTATTGTAGAAGAGGTACTTGAAAGCTATGAGGTAGAACTAGCTAAGCATGATATTTGCATGGAATATGATTTTGAAGATGTGACATATATAGGAAATCATCAACAGATTTATACTTTGTTAAATAATGTTATTGGCAATGCTATTAAGTATAATAAAGATCATGGAAAAGTATATGTGGACATAGAGGAACAAGGAGATGGCATGAAAATTGTCGTGGAAGATACAGGAATTGGTATTCCATTAGCTGATCAAAATCGTGTCTTTGAAAGATTTTATCGTGTTGATAAAGGAAGAAGTAAACAACGAGGAGGAACGGGGCTTGGTTTGGCTATTGTGAAACATATTGTCTCTCATTATAAAGGAACTATTTCTTTAAAGAGTGAATTAAATATTGGAACAACAATAGAGATTGTTTTACCTCAACAAAAGAGAACTTAG
- the pstC gene encoding phosphate ABC transporter permease subunit PstC, whose product MASIIANRKTKSIVEKTAAIIFICCAVVSIVAVVGITAYMFVSGTPAIFKVGLTEILFSNVWAPTASDPQYGILNIILTSIVGVFFAILIGVPIGILTAVNLAEIANPKVRSIIKSAVELLAGIPSVVYGLLGILIINPLMYQLELAIYSGSKTHQFTGGANLISAILVLAIMILPTLINITETSLKTVPDDYRKSSLALGASQMQTIFKVVLPAAKNGIMSAIVLGVGRAIGEAMAILLVAGNSVNLPLPFNSVRFLTTGIVSEMGYASGTHREVLFTIGLVLFIFILIINLILTLILKRGGEDGK is encoded by the coding sequence ATGGCATCTATTATTGCAAATAGAAAAACAAAATCAATAGTAGAAAAAACAGCAGCAATTATTTTTATTTGTTGTGCTGTTGTATCTATTGTTGCGGTTGTAGGAATCACCGCTTATATGTTTGTTTCTGGAACTCCAGCTATTTTTAAAGTGGGACTCACAGAAATTTTATTTAGTAATGTTTGGGCACCAACAGCATCCGATCCACAATATGGGATTCTTAACATTATCTTAACATCTATTGTTGGTGTGTTCTTTGCGATTTTGATTGGAGTACCAATAGGTATTTTAACAGCAGTGAATTTGGCTGAAATTGCCAATCCTAAAGTACGTAGTATTATTAAATCAGCAGTTGAATTGTTAGCAGGTATTCCATCAGTGGTTTATGGATTGTTAGGAATACTGATTATTAATCCATTGATGTATCAATTAGAATTAGCAATTTATTCTGGGTCAAAGACACATCAATTTACAGGCGGGGCCAATTTGATTTCAGCAATCTTGGTATTAGCGATTATGATATTACCGACTTTAATTAATATTACAGAAACATCATTAAAAACAGTGCCTGATGATTATCGTAAAAGTTCATTGGCACTAGGTGCGAGTCAGATGCAGACAATTTTTAAAGTCGTTTTACCGGCTGCTAAAAATGGAATTATGTCAGCAATTGTTTTAGGCGTTGGACGTGCAATTGGAGAAGCGATGGCAATCTTATTAGTAGCAGGAAACTCAGTAAATTTACCATTACCTTTTAATTCAGTTCGTTTTTTAACAACGGGAATTGTTTCGGAAATGGGTTATGCATCTGGGACACATAGAGAAGTCCTGTTTACAATCGGCTTAGTATTATTTATCTTTATCTTAATTATTAATTTGATTTTAACATTGATTTTAAAACGAGGTGGAGAAGATGGAAAATAG
- a CDS encoding NAD(P)/FAD-dependent oxidoreductase produces MNQSYWQKTSYPIKCASVENDKEADIVIIGAGLAGVSLAYQLKDLGYHVIVVEKDQIGYHTSGHTTAKVTALHGKIYQLLNKYYNIHYAHLYFRSQQEALQAIKRIVENEGIDCDWQENDAYLYTDDPQYVSIIQEIENILKSFHADTIKDSHHLASIGLKQQAIFHPLKYLYGLVKLCQQSGVVFYENSQVTKVKKEKMGLY; encoded by the coding sequence ATGAATCAGTCTTATTGGCAAAAAACAAGTTATCCTATCAAATGTGCTTCTGTTGAAAATGACAAGGAAGCAGATATTGTGATTATTGGAGCAGGGTTAGCCGGTGTATCTTTAGCTTATCAGTTAAAAGATTTAGGCTATCATGTGATTGTAGTGGAAAAAGATCAGATAGGTTATCATACAAGTGGACATACAACGGCTAAGGTAACAGCTTTACATGGAAAAATTTATCAATTATTGAATAAGTATTATAATATTCATTATGCACATCTATATTTTCGTTCTCAACAAGAAGCACTTCAAGCTATTAAGCGTATTGTTGAAAATGAGGGTATTGATTGTGATTGGCAAGAAAATGATGCTTATTTGTATACTGATGATCCCCAATATGTATCGATTATTCAAGAAATTGAAAATATATTAAAATCATTTCATGCAGATACCATCAAAGATTCACATCATTTGGCATCTATAGGATTAAAGCAACAAGCGATATTTCATCCATTGAAGTATTTATATGGGTTAGTGAAATTGTGTCAACAAAGTGGAGTTGTTTTTTATGAGAATAGTCAAGTGACAAAAGTGAAAAAAGAAAAGATGGGTTTATATTAG
- a CDS encoding phosphate ABC transporter substrate-binding protein yields MKKISALLLACVLSFSLVGCGNNGGGDNSSAANGSEVSGKVSLNGSTSMEKLVNGLKEGIVETYPSLQLEPQFTGSSAGIEAVLNGTADIGDVSRALTDEEKGKGLVENVVALDGIAIVTDSANTATNLTTQQLKDIYTGKIKNWSEVGGADQEIVVIGRESGSGTRDAFEEILDIADQCDLAQTLNETGAVAAAVQSTPGSIGYISLDALSDSVKALQLDGVTPSEATIKDQTYTLQRPFVMATKGEVSEQSEQVQAVFEFIDSDAGQKVISSVGLVSAK; encoded by the coding sequence ATGAAAAAAATCTCAGCTTTATTATTAGCGTGTGTATTAAGTTTTAGTTTAGTAGGATGTGGAAATAATGGTGGTGGAGATAATTCTTCTGCTGCAAATGGAAGTGAAGTAAGCGGAAAAGTTTCATTAAATGGTTCTACATCAATGGAAAAACTTGTTAATGGATTAAAGGAAGGCATTGTAGAAACTTATCCAAGTTTACAATTAGAGCCACAATTTACAGGTTCTAGTGCAGGAATTGAAGCTGTTTTAAATGGAACGGCAGACATTGGAGATGTTTCAAGAGCATTAACTGATGAAGAAAAAGGTAAAGGTTTAGTAGAAAACGTTGTGGCTTTAGATGGTATTGCGATTGTTACTGATTCAGCTAATACTGCAACAAATTTAACAACACAACAATTAAAAGATATTTACACTGGTAAAATTAAAAACTGGAGTGAAGTTGGTGGAGCAGATCAAGAAATCGTTGTTATTGGACGTGAAAGTGGTTCAGGGACAAGAGATGCATTTGAAGAAATTTTAGATATTGCTGATCAATGTGACTTAGCACAAACATTAAATGAAACAGGAGCAGTTGCAGCAGCAGTTCAATCTACACCAGGATCTATTGGTTATATTTCATTGGATGCATTAAGTGATAGTGTTAAAGCTTTACAGTTAGATGGAGTGACTCCAAGTGAAGCAACAATTAAAGATCAGACTTATACATTACAAAGACCATTTGTTATGGCAACAAAAGGTGAAGTCAGTGAACAATCTGAACAAGTTCAAGCAGTATTTGAATTTATTGATAGTGACGCTGGACAAAAAGTTATTTCTTCAGTTGGTCTAGTAAGTGCAAAATAG
- a CDS encoding response regulator transcription factor — MNERIFVIEDDENIQEIVKLSLESNGYQVTLFDNAIDAIIEFKRDAPDLAIFDVMLPQMDGISAVKKIRETNTETPILILSAKDSEIDKIHGLDSGSDDYMTKPFGVLELCARVRTLLRRVHPKSKVLKTPSLSIDKSTHIVKHHQEVMDLTHKEYQLLVYLIENKDRVVERDELLNNIWGYDFIGESRALDVHIRSLRKKLNDDGEKYIKTIRSVGYRFVEKEEDKYD, encoded by the coding sequence ATGAACGAACGTATCTTTGTCATCGAAGATGATGAAAATATTCAAGAGATAGTGAAACTCTCTCTTGAATCTAATGGATATCAGGTTACTTTATTTGATAACGCAATTGATGCGATTATAGAATTCAAAAGAGATGCACCTGATTTAGCTATCTTTGATGTGATGCTACCTCAAATGGATGGCATTTCTGCAGTTAAAAAAATTAGAGAAACAAACACTGAAACACCTATTTTAATTTTAAGTGCTAAAGATAGTGAAATTGATAAAATTCATGGTTTAGATAGTGGTAGTGATGATTATATGACAAAACCATTTGGGGTTTTAGAGTTATGCGCTCGCGTTCGTACATTGTTAAGAAGAGTTCATCCAAAATCAAAAGTCTTAAAAACGCCATCTTTATCAATTGATAAATCAACACATATTGTTAAACACCATCAAGAAGTGATGGATTTAACACACAAGGAATATCAATTGTTGGTTTATTTAATAGAAAATAAAGATCGTGTTGTAGAAAGAGATGAATTATTAAATAATATCTGGGGATATGATTTTATTGGGGAATCAAGAGCGTTGGATGTGCATATACGTTCATTGCGTAAAAAGTTAAATGATGATGGAGAAAAGTATATTAAAACAATTCGTTCTGTTGGATATCGTTTTGTTGAAAAAGAGGAGGATAAATATGACTAA
- a CDS encoding FAD-dependent oxidoreductase, whose translation MKVVIIGGVAAGASTAARLRRLDKDIEIVIFEKEQYISYANCGLPYYVSGEIESKGQLLLMTPQLFNERFQIDVRIMCEVIDIQTEHKCVMVQDHQHHTSYQESYDCLVIATGSSPIVLPVDGHQHSAIQQLWTFDDFDRIKQKVLKEDIQNVCIVGGGFVGIETAENLRQLDVHVDIVERSPQILNNLDFEMVQPIHKHLHQHQVQLYLKTELIGFEDVEGQIKVNTDRFEKVYDMVILSVGVKPQSELAKKAGIACNSRGGIIVDQYLQTSIPDIYAVGDVIEVEHFINHQKTMIPLAGPANKQGRILANNLAGEHQSYLGSLGSSIIKVFDMAAASTGFNEKQLQAQGLQRHQDYEVVIIQQKSHAGYYPNAMPLTLKAIYDHQLHILGAQVIGYEGVDKRIDVISTVIQLHGKITDLKDLHIAYAPPFASAKDAINMLGYVAENIENGMVCLMLPDEYQIQKEQVITLDVREDEEREHMWIEGSSHIPYGQLVQRYQELDKDKTIVIYCAVGVRAYNCARILMQRGYKKVYVLSGGLSFYLDYCFESL comes from the coding sequence ATGAAAGTCGTTATTATTGGAGGAGTGGCAGCAGGTGCTTCAACGGCTGCACGCTTAAGAAGATTGGATAAGGATATTGAAATTGTCATTTTTGAAAAGGAACAATATATATCCTATGCCAATTGTGGATTGCCTTATTATGTATCAGGAGAAATAGAAAGCAAAGGTCAGTTGTTGTTGATGACACCACAATTATTTAACGAACGTTTTCAAATAGATGTAAGAATTATGTGTGAAGTGATCGACATTCAGACTGAACATAAATGTGTTATGGTTCAAGATCATCAACATCATACAAGCTATCAAGAAAGTTATGATTGCTTAGTCATTGCGACGGGTTCATCACCCATTGTTTTACCAGTTGATGGACATCAACATTCTGCTATTCAACAATTATGGACATTTGATGATTTTGATAGAATTAAGCAAAAAGTATTGAAAGAAGATATTCAAAATGTTTGTATTGTTGGTGGGGGTTTTGTTGGTATTGAAACAGCTGAAAACTTACGTCAATTAGATGTCCATGTGGATATTGTGGAAAGAAGTCCACAAATATTAAATAATTTAGATTTTGAAATGGTTCAGCCGATACATAAACATTTACATCAACATCAAGTACAACTTTATTTAAAGACTGAATTAATTGGTTTTGAAGATGTTGAAGGACAAATTAAAGTGAATACAGATCGTTTTGAAAAAGTCTATGATATGGTCATTTTATCAGTCGGTGTTAAACCTCAAAGTGAGCTTGCAAAAAAAGCAGGTATTGCATGCAATTCTCGAGGTGGCATTATTGTTGATCAATATTTACAGACATCAATACCTGATATTTATGCTGTGGGAGATGTAATTGAAGTTGAACATTTCATTAATCATCAAAAAACAATGATTCCTTTAGCAGGACCAGCGAATAAACAGGGGCGTATTTTAGCAAACAATCTTGCTGGTGAACATCAATCTTATTTAGGATCGCTAGGTAGCAGTATTATTAAAGTCTTTGACATGGCAGCGGCAAGTACAGGTTTTAATGAAAAACAGTTACAGGCACAAGGATTGCAAAGACATCAAGATTATGAAGTTGTGATTATTCAACAAAAATCACATGCTGGTTACTATCCAAATGCTATGCCATTGACTTTAAAAGCTATCTATGATCATCAACTTCATATATTAGGTGCGCAGGTGATAGGCTATGAAGGTGTTGATAAACGCATTGATGTGATTTCAACAGTTATCCAGTTACATGGAAAAATTACTGATCTTAAGGATTTACATATTGCTTATGCACCACCTTTTGCCTCGGCGAAAGATGCGATTAATATGCTTGGTTATGTGGCTGAAAATATTGAAAATGGGATGGTGTGCTTGATGTTACCAGACGAATATCAGATTCAAAAAGAACAGGTCATCACTTTAGATGTTAGAGAAGATGAAGAAAGAGAGCATATGTGGATTGAAGGTTCTTCTCATATTCCATATGGACAATTAGTTCAACGTTATCAAGAATTAGATAAAGATAAGACAATAGTAATTTATTGTGCAGTAGGTGTAAGAGCCTATAATTGTGCCAGAATTTTAATGCAAAGAGGTTACAAAAAAGTCTATGTATTAAGTGGTGGGTTAAGCTTTTATTTAGATTATTGTTTTGAATCATTGTAG